The following coding sequences lie in one Arachis hypogaea cultivar Tifrunner chromosome 9, arahy.Tifrunner.gnm2.J5K5, whole genome shotgun sequence genomic window:
- the LOC112710799 gene encoding uncharacterized protein translates to MSRVAVGLVKMGLSFFISLSLSLSLSLSLSLSAGVCHAAVAGVPHCRRCRGSAAPSLLDQPSAAPLIFSMHLQAFSSPSRGLGSGSSSVTLCSAAPPSLEFQPLRRCWARVSLLPHHCCTSALSLLSLAKVNASRQFVGVAEMLGPVDFNKDMKFWKLYKYNGFFPIRWHIIKDVPNAQFCHIHIIVENENRDVTYTRDT, encoded by the exons ATGTCGCGTGTGGCTGTAGGACTTGTCAAGATGGGCTTGTCGttcttcatctctctctctctctctctctctctctctctctctctctctctctctgctggGGTTTGTCACGCCGCCGTCGCTGGTGTTCCCCATTGCCGCCGTTGCCGGGGTTCAGCCGCTCCGTCGCTGTTGGACCAACCCTCTGCTGCTCCCCTCATCTTCTCTATGCATCTGCAGGCTTTCTCTTCACCGTCGCGGGGCCTAGGCTCTGGCTCCTCTTCCGTCACACTATGTTCTGCTGCGCCGCCATCGCTAGAGTTTCAACCGCTCCGTCGTTGTTGGGCAAGGGTTTCATTGCTCCCCCATCATTGTTGTACATCTGCTCTGTCTCTACTATCGTTGGCAAAG GTGAATGCTAGCCGGCAGTTTGTTGGAGTAGCTGAGATGCTTGGACCAGTGGACTTCAACAAAGACATGAAGTTTTGGAAACTTTACAAATACAATGGATTCTTTCCAATTAGGTGGCATATAATAAAAGATGTTCCCAACGCTCAATTTTGTCATATTCATATCATCGTTGAAAACGAGAATAGGGACGTTACTTACACTAGGGACACATAA